One segment of bacterium DNA contains the following:
- a CDS encoding HAD-IA family hydrolase — protein MQIKAVIFDLDNTLVDFMKMKREAVAAAARAMVDHGLPMKEEEAVTRLFDIYDRRGIEYQEVLDHFLAEELGRLDHRLLAAGVVAYRRAREANMVLYPHVKLTLMELIRRGYKLGVLSDAPARQAWLRLASLGLLHYFQHVITHDDTGKWKPDPAPFRSMLELLKLGHDEVLMVGDWPDRDIQGARNLHIRTALAIYGSDFDTENSGADFLLHSIDELLPILDTLNKGCHPGWSD, from the coding sequence ATGCAGATCAAGGCCGTCATTTTCGACCTGGACAACACCCTGGTCGATTTCATGAAGATGAAGCGCGAGGCGGTGGCCGCCGCGGCGCGGGCGATGGTGGACCACGGCCTGCCCATGAAAGAGGAGGAGGCGGTGACGCGCCTCTTCGACATCTACGACCGGCGCGGCATCGAATATCAGGAGGTGCTGGACCATTTCCTGGCCGAGGAGCTGGGCCGCCTCGACCACCGCCTGCTGGCCGCCGGGGTGGTGGCCTACCGGCGGGCGCGCGAGGCCAACATGGTCCTCTATCCGCACGTCAAGCTGACGCTGATGGAGCTGATTCGCCGCGGCTACAAGCTGGGCGTGCTGTCCGACGCGCCGGCGCGCCAGGCCTGGCTGCGCCTGGCCAGCCTTGGCCTGCTCCACTACTTCCAGCACGTCATCACCCACGACGACACGGGCAAGTGGAAGCCCGACCCTGCCCCCTTCCGCAGCATGCTGGAGCTGCTGAAGCTGGGCCACGACGAGGTGCTGATGGTGGGGGACTGGCCGGACCGCGACATCCAGGGCGCCCGCAACCTGCACATCCGCACCGCCCTGGCCATCTACGGCTCGGACTTCGACACGGAGAACAGCGGCGCCGACTTCCTTTTGCACAGCATCGACGAGTTGCTGCCCATCCTCGACACGCTGAACAAGGGCTGCCATCCGGGCTGGAGCGACTGA
- a CDS encoding toxin-antitoxin system HicB family antitoxin has product MKKSDQYLKLVEWSEEDGCYVGSCPGLMLGGVHGPDEVLVYRRLVKAVEDWLASLEEDGLPLPPATAGRTYSGKLVMRLGPDLHKDLALEAMRVKESLNSYCVRVLKSRRESGRT; this is encoded by the coding sequence ATGAAGAAGAGTGACCAGTACCTGAAGCTTGTCGAGTGGTCCGAGGAGGACGGGTGCTATGTGGGAAGCTGTCCGGGCCTGATGCTGGGCGGCGTGCATGGCCCCGACGAGGTTCTCGTCTATCGCCGACTTGTCAAGGCCGTCGAGGATTGGCTGGCCTCTCTTGAAGAAGATGGCCTCCCCCTGCCTCCCGCCACGGCCGGCCGCACCTACAGCGGCAAACTGGTGATGCGCCTGGGGCCGGACCTGCACAAGGATCTGGCCCTTGAGGCCATGCGCGTGAAGGAAAGCCTCAACAGCTACTGCGTGAGGGTGCTGAAGAGCCGGCGAGAATCTGGGCGGACATGA